ACCTCATTCAGAGAATCTGGGCCAAATCTAGCTTACATGCCACTTGGTCCCCTCTCACCGAGTGCGAGGGTCAACGAGGCATGTATGATCTCTTACTACAAGCCTCTTTCAAAGTATCTGGGCGAGTTTTTGCTTACACACTACTCGGCCCCTCTCATCGAACGCAAGGGTCAACGAGATGCATATGATCTCTTACTGCGTGACCTCCTTCATAGTATCTAGGCGAGCTTTGGCTTACACACCACTCGGCCCCCTCTCGTCGAGTGCGAGGGTCAATAAGGCACTTATGATCTCTTACTGCATGGCCTCCTTCAAAGTATCTGGGTGAGCTCTGGCTTACTCACCACTTGGCCTCCTTTCTCCTAGCGCTAGGGTCAACAAGACAGGTATGATCTCTTACCGTGAATTCTCCTTCAAAGTATCTGGGTGAGCTCTAGCTTACATGCCACTCAACCCCCTCTCCCCGAGTGCAAGGTTCAACGAGGGGCATATGATCTCTTACCGCGCGATTTCTTTCAAAGTATTTGGGTGAGTTCTATCTTATGTGCGAGGGTTAATGAGGTGAGCTAGGCTTACACACCACATGGCCTCCGTCTAAATATTGGGGTGAGTCAAGTCTTACGTACAACTCAGACCCTTATCACCGAGCACGAGGGTCAAATAGGTGAGGTATGGTTACGCGCCGCTCGACCTCCATCAGATTATTTGGGCAAGCCCTGCCTTAACGGGTCGCTCAGTCACCTCTAAAGATTTGGAGCAAGTTCAGACTCAATGCACTACTCAGCTATCTCCTGCTTATCTCACCAAGCCAAGCTACGTGGCCGCACTTCGAGAGGTGGACCCCATGTCCCGCCTAATCCTTGCTCGAAAACCTTCACTGCTTAGCACAGGGAACAAATAAATGAGGACCAGTTAccagaatttatttctctatgAGCTTGGACAAATCATTTCAGAtacatattttacttttgaagaTTCTTAAGGTTAGCTTTTGAGCAAAATTGCCCTTAAGAATCACAGGCATCTATTAGGGGGGAGTTTTGCCATAGACCCACATGGGCTCTCAAGGCCTAGCCTATCAATGGTAACTCACTAGAggataaaatatggaaaaaggGAGGGAAGATAGAAGAAGAAAAgtagagaaaaggaaagaaagcgggcaaagcaatgtcaggacgacaagaggaaaagaagggaaaagacgTGAGGCAAGGTGATGTGACATAAAGGAAGGGAAATAAAGAGATAAAAGGAGGAGAGCATAGAAAATTGAGGGGCTTCAGATGGACTTTTCGGGCAGACTTCTTGCAAGGCTTCTTGAACCTCTAGACACGGGATCCTGCAATAGAGTCCAGACCAAAAAGAATGATCTATGAAATCTACTGTATAGTGAGGATGAGAGACCCCAAGTGACTATAAATCAAGTTTATTATAGTGAATTCTCCCCTCTCTAAACCCTCGTGGACGTAGGCCTAGTGCTGAATCACGTAAATTTGtgtgtctatctctctctctttctctctatttttcctaTATTGATCTACTGTTCACATGCATAGACTCTGTATGGCCGTACTGGATCAGCTGGGGGCCCACATAGTTTCTTTCAAGCCCAGCATACCAGGGCCCACCCCTCGCCAACCCAAGCCCAATGCCACCTCAGTACGCGATCCTTCTTCTCTTCTAGGTTGTTGACAAAAAACACATGTTAACAATTATagatatagtaactatatatactaactatatataatatagcaaCATGGATCCTGTGGCATATAAGGCCACATTCAGTCAAGCTCATGCACAGTTCCTCATATGACTGGCACTTGGAGAGCCCATCGACTTGCTACTGCGAATATTTGAGAGGATCTGTCACAAGGTGAGTATCATATCCACTGACAACCTCCCATATGGGGTGATCATTACTAAGCTATTATTGGATCGAAGAGTGCCACCCAAGATGGAGGAGTGTTTGACTGAGCAAATGAGCCCCCTAGATATGACCTCACATCATCAGAGCATTGGACAGGGTAGGGGTCGTGCTCGACATGAGCTTACGCCTACACCAGATCTTGTTCCTTTGACCCATCCTGAGGTTGGTGTTACTATCACTACTTAGCAGTCAATGTTTACATATGTAAGGGATGCGTGCCCTGCTTGGGTTCTTGGGTTGATGAGATGGTCTCAAATATTATTGTGCATATCGGCCAACAAATCACATTAGTATTACAAAGTGTCACTGAGGTTGGCTATCGTTTAGATATCCTAAACGAAAAGGTCAATACATTGGTTGACGAATTTCATTCTTTTGTAAACaataatttttgagttttttttacttttattgtagtttttatttatatttttctatttttttactttatgtaatgaacaatatcatttaatatatttagtatttttGTATTTCAATTGTCAATCTTTCCTAATTTGAacatttattgttaattttaaactttgCTAATGAACAATATCTAGTGTaatgaacaaaataaattccatttcttaacaaataatgaataaaaaattcaaagttaTCTAGTGTAATTTATGTAATGAATAATTTTTGtattcatattttgcaatttctTTTATACTTTATGTAACAAAACGAagaatatcatttaatatatatagtgtttttgtatttcaattctcaatattttttaatttgaaattccatttttaattttaaaatagttcACATTTGAACGTTAATGACTATCATCCAAACATTGGAACGAATAACTTAGATGTTCGCACGTATGTGGActgtacgttcgaacgtaaaagaTTTTACATTTGCATGTACTTATTCCAAAATGACATATATCATATGAATTACGTTCAAGCGAAACATTATCATATTTTGAACGTATAACCATTTCTCATTCACCTTTAGTGACAGTTTCAAGAAATCGTcaaagaaattgattttttcagGACTATCACAATTTCTAAACTGTCACAAAACTCAATTCCGTTGTACTGAATTAACAGAATAGACTTCAAAAtactttatattaattagtcTAAAGAACATATGAAGCAGGTTGGTGCTTCTTAATTTGTCATTCCTTTGGTTAGTTGGTACTATAGCTGGTAGCTAGCTAGGTTACTTTCTTGGAAAATACAATTCACCGTAATTCTTCGGTATTTATGGTATTAATTATGTCTTGACTCATATATATCCAGATTCCATGCAGAATGAAACACCTCATAATTGCCAGCTAGAATTTGAACAAGACGACTTCTATTAACACTACACCACACAGTTgtccagagaaaaaaaaataaaatacaccatACATTAAAAGTTATTCctaaatcattaaataaaaaaaataattaattacagTCAAAATGAGGGGCTAAACTCGTGAGGCATACTAACATATTCCTATATATGCTTCTTTAgattagggtttagggtttatcGGTACAAATCAAAAGATCATAATTCAGTTTTATTGTTCGGATATTTAGTCCAAATATAAACACCGTTTTGGTAATCAAGACACGTACAGATTTGGGATAAGCTAGTAGTACTACCGCATGCAAtgaagcatgcatatatatgcacGCGAAAGCGAGTACAAGCAATACCCATACAAACAGAAGTTTTTAGACATTATACAAAGACGATACAAGTTTTTATTGTTATAGGTTGCTATATAGTAGATTTCTTGTTTATTCCCTTCTGCTTTATTCCCAGGCCAACTGCCCAATAATTTACGACAGTTGATCATCCGCAACTTCATTCTTAGTGGTAGAGGAGGATCTCCCGGCCATTGAGAGGTTGCACTGGTCTTGCATTCATCTCCGCATACTGCAATTAATTAAGCAAAACATTAATCAGAGGATAACAACTTGATTGAGCTAAATAGTGGATTCAGGGGTACGTACATCGAAAACAGCTTCACGAAGCAGCTCTACTTGTTCTCTTGCAACAGTACTTATCTGAGGATAACAAAACAGATCCGACATTGGAATTACTTTGTAGAATCCATGGTACTGCTTTGGAGCAATAATCAGAGGCAGAAATAATATTATACCGTTTGATTGACGATCCAAATGACAGTTTCATTACAGGGAGGAGTAGTGAGAGAGCCAAGGTAATTGTAATACTTGATGGCAGAATTCGTTCTTGCGCTTCTTGGATCGACCACGCCCTTCTGCCTATGTCCCTCTTGGTTAATCAGAGATGTTATTTCCGCCGTGAACTGGaattaattaataaagcaaTCATGCATAGTActagatatagttttagaatATAACATCATTCAGAAGTAGTTGTTAGCATATACATGATCTTTGAattctgtttttttcttttttttttcgaaatgTTTcgattcaatatatatatatatatatttaaacttttttcatttaaatgtcAAATACTGAAACTGGAGTTTGACACTCAAGTTTCGCAAAATGTAGTActcttttctttctgttttttggCTCCAACCTGTGAGAGGAATGGATCTGGACGGCCAATTCGGTATAGCTGAGAAACAACAAGAGCGACTATTTTGCTTGAGTTTACGTGAACCATGTGCAGCTCCAAGTCATCCCTGATTATATGACACAAGAcaattaacttatatatatttgtgtgtgtgtgtgtgtgtgtgtgtgtagctagcgatcagagagagagatagacctCCTGCCATTGATGAGATGCTCGGCGGGTGAGTGCCAGTGGCATTGCACGAGGGAGTAGTTAACGCCATTGAATTGAGCTGATCCGGCATCACCAGTCCATTCAATCTAGATGCAGATCATTACATTTTATTACGAATACAATTCCATGCATGTATTATAGCGGATGAATACTTCCTCATCTCGGCCTAAAGTACtattaatgtataatatttaatattccagaatatattaattaaagaggAATGCTAGATGTAGTCGGCAAATGCAAGCGGGATGCAAACGGTGgtatggaatgaataaaaaaaagttataaaaataatttttttttcatgtgggtcccatattaatttatttttttcaaagcgactgcacgccgcttgcacaaccacgactgcaaatatcatttctcttaattaaGAAATAGCATGCATcaagaatatataatattccaGCACGAAAATACGATCCTCTCAGTTTCACTAGTCATGAATACTAAAAGATTGACCGCTCAATTAATTAAGATCTTAGTACGAAGACCGAATGTAGTGTGGCGAAAAGGGAATAAGATCCTAGTACTAATTCAATATAAAACATTAGATATTTTGATCATCATTTCACTAACGGATAGGATCAACTCAtcagtgcatatatatatatatatatatataaatacacgtACACACTAATATTCAATAGATCATATTATCCATTGAACTTGGAATGAAGAGACTTTTAAGTGGCAAAAAGTCTCGGCCTTCATTCCGCAATTCAGACTATAAATGGGCTCCAAATCGACCATACAGAGGCAGGTGtcttacaattttaaaaaaaaaaaaaaagaaaaaaacccaacaaattAACCGAAGATCATTGAAATTTGGAAACGAACATCGATCGCGAGTTCTTTCCCCAGTGTTTGAAACAAAGCTCAATAACATTAATCCAGAGTACATCACACTTACCGCGATGTCATGACCTGAATTACGTACGATTGCATTAGCAGGCTTATAGTTGAACTTTAGCTGCCCTCTGTTGGGGACTATTCTGACTCTCGAATTCACAATGTCTATGGGAGATTGCATGCGTCCAGTCCTACACTTTGCCCATTCTTCTCTAAGGAATCCCCAGCGTTCCGGACCCCTCTCGCTCCCGGGGATATACTCAAACTTCCCTTCTTCCTCTGCCCGTCCCCACAATTTCCAACCACAATATATATCAGAACCATCGCAATAATCTCAGTAATAAcacttataatattaaatatcgaCGAAGACGATGATATCAACATCGATCTTAATAATAAcagtaaaaggaaagaaaatactttCAACCCCCATGATTTGTAATGATAGGTATAATAACTATAATAATAGTAGTATATTCttatataaataacaaaaataatgtatataatatatatatatatatatatctttggtATGCATTACCAGCAGGTACTTGAGCTGTAGTGCATATTGCCTGCTGGTAAAGAAACAGCAGAAGCCAACAACTGAAGATGGTACTTATGCTGCACTTATTCATGTTTCCAAAACAAGTGTATCAAGAGAAACTAATTAAAAGGCAGATTAGTGATGATGCTAAATGTAAAGGATATCTGATGCGTTTATATAGGCGTTAATGCTGACGCCATAGTTttgtccatgcatgcatcaaaTTATTTATTCGGCGCATGGAATAAATCACATTGTCTCTTTTTTCCACGAATAATTTAAAATGCTCTTAAAATCCTTGTCTATTTTAGACCTTTAGGGTTTGGCTGATGCTAGTTTCTTTCTTATAGGATGGGAATTGGCTGTTCCTATTTTAGGCCTTTAAGTTCGATTATACAGCTCAATGAACTAGCTAGGTCATTAATTTGAAACATTCTTGTTACGGTGAAGATAGGTAATATTCGAGGATCACGTTAAATTGttgtcttttattgactttctttcctttttgctATTACTTCTCTTGTGCATTAAGTCTTACGAATTAAAAGCGAAAATAATTTGTATAGTTTTAAGGTAAGTAATTAAGTTTTGTGTGCGtaattccttttaaaaaataaagtagatCTGGATACACACGAAAAAATTACTCTTTTATGGTGGGCTCTACATacttttaaaatagaatattgaGAGATTTTCACACTTAAAATTATATGATCTAGCAttacttgattaaaaaaaaaaaaatccacaatatttttgaaatttggttGCAACACCCCTATCCGAGAGAGCATGGTTGACGTGTGATCATAATAAAAGTATAGAAAACACGGAGCAAACAtttaatcataataaattaactACTATTAAAGGTTAGAAAAGTAAACGCCGTTGACATATAAACTTTCAAAACATATCTCAATTGTTCTTGTAATTCCAAAACATGACACACCCAActatttttgaaatgaaaatactTTAACCACAAGAAATTacattacacaaaagtaaactcataaattgatgtggcttgatatgatatttaaaattataaagttatttttattataaagtagattaaTTAACAGATTCCATGAGGTTACATtagcttataaatttattttgtataatctctttgtatcagtagtatttctcttttgaaaaaagttgagttgaatatatttatttattatttttattaaattttgggtTTAAACTTCATTTGCATCTCTAAATATTCTACGTACAAGATTATTGAATTTGGATATTATTGAGCATATACAAAATGATTTATTCAATGTTGGTTTTTGTCTTTGCTTATTCTTTAATAATGTCATTAATGGTTGTTGGCATGTTTGTTGGCTTCAACCACAATTCTAAATGTAAATATTGTGTAGAAAAGATGTTGGTATGTTTGTATATATGATTGTTGGGTGCATGGTTGGCAAAATATATCTATTGAATAAATAGGTTGAgggaaaaaatagttgaaaaataataattttttttaataaaattattaattaatatatgaagtgtatttgtaaaatattaaaaaaattcaaatattataaatatataatattatattattatttaaactttaagatagctaatccaatgtggactAATCTAGCTAGAAGTCAATATTATAATCAAAAGATAACattctagctaaattttagaCTTGGAAATATGCTCTTACATTTAATAAATAGAGCCCTGCATGCATCTCCATACGCGTTTGTGCTACTCCAAAAGTAAGCGTAAAGTTTGTCAACAAAAGGGATGTTGATgatcattataatatttgtcTACTTACGTAGAAGATAAAACATTCTTGTTACGGTGAAGATAGGTAATCTTTGAAGATCACGTTAAATTATTGTCTTTTACTTTGACATTCTTTCTTGTTTGCTATTACTTCTCTTGTGCTATTACTTCGCCTGTGGTGTCTTGAAAAAGGAGCGTGTAGGTCCTTAGACCACGTCACCTCTAAACACCTCAAATAAGCCTTAGTAGCTTGTGCTACTATGACAAGGGGCGCGTAGGTCCTTAGATCACGTCACCTCTAAACACCTAAAACAAGCCTtagtagcttgtggtgccatgaaaaaatggcaTAGAGGTCCATAGACCATGCCACCCCTAGACTCACAAACCAAGCCTCGACTTGTGAAAGTCACTACAAGTTAACTAGGAACAAGCAAAAAGATAAGACAATCTAAGCAAAGAGACAGAAGGGTCAAAGCATAAACAAGGAAACCAAGGAACAAAGATGTGCAATACTAAGAAGTAACAAGGCACTCATCGTTGTAAACAAAGTCCgttaatgaaataatattacaaCAGGTACAATGCCAAGATTTTGCCTATGTTACAACATGTGAAGAGTACAAGTGTCAACTCATCGGCAGGAATTTTCCTCAGGAGAAAATAAACCCCGATCCATAGTTTCAAGATTGGTGGTAGGGTTAGCCAGAAGGCGGTTCTGGAGCCTCAAAAATGCCAGTGCCATGGCCAAAAGCGAATGCATGATCCCTGGTGGCTAGAACATGAGCTAACTGAGCACAAAGCCGTGCAATTTCCCCTTGAGCAATAGCCAACTCATCTGTCTTCTCAGTCAGCCTCTGGTGTTTAGCCACAAGAACCAAGTTAGCCTTCCTAAGATCTTCATCAAGGTCTTTATGGCTGTTCTTGTACTGCTCGTGGCATTCCCTAAGTTCTGCCAGGGACCCCTGCGCCTCTTAAAGGTCAAGGGCGATAAGGCGAGCCTTCTCCGTAATGGCCACTAACTCTCGAGACAGCTCGCTACAGCTTTCTTGTGAGCGAGCCAGTTCTTCACGAGTAGAGGCTAACTACTCGTCACAAGTGAGAAACTCAGAGTTCATGTGGGCCTTCTGAGCCTCAAAATTTCTCTGAGCCTCTGAAAGCTGGAGCTTGGTCGAGTCCCTTCCGGATGGAATAAGAGTCAGGGCAGAGTCATCCCTGACTTTAGCCTCTTGAGCAAGAAGAGCAATTTTGCAGAGTTCTAGAAGTTCCCCCTCGTACATATCCAGATCGCCCGTAACCTTCCGATTACTCTAGCAAGATCTCCAGCTCTCTTTTCTTCTCAGCCAAGGCTTCCAAATCGGCCCTGTCAACCTGCCATTTTTCAAAAGCATGCTTAGCAACGTAGTATAGTTTGAGTCGCTCCTTGACCTCCTCCTCAAGACGGGCACGATCtgcaaaaggaaaggaaagcaaCTAAAGTGAGAAACGATGTAAAAacaaaaggaggaagaaaagtAAGCAACATTATACCTCGAAAAACCAGTCCCTTAAGCGATTGGCCACCTCAGTGATGGCCTCAGCTTGGGCACCAATAGTTGTTGAAGAGTCACC
This genomic interval from Carya illinoinensis cultivar Pawnee chromosome 10, C.illinoinensisPawnee_v1, whole genome shotgun sequence contains the following:
- the LOC122278292 gene encoding alpha carbonic anhydrase 7-like, producing the protein MNKCSISTIFSCWLLLFLYQQAICTTAQVPAEEEGKFEYIPGSERGPERWGFLREEWAKCRTGRMQSPIDIVNSRVRIVPNRGQLKFNYKPANAIVRNSGHDIAIEWTGDAGSAQFNGVNYSLVQCHWHSPAEHLINGRRDDLELHMVHVNSSKIVALVVSQLYRIGRPDPFLSQFTAEITSLINQEGHRQKGVVDPRSARTNSAIKYYNYLGSLTTPPCNETVIWIVNQTISTVAREQVELLREAVFDYAEMNARPVQPLNGREILLYH